The following coding sequences lie in one Panicum virgatum strain AP13 chromosome 6N, P.virgatum_v5, whole genome shotgun sequence genomic window:
- the LOC120677698 gene encoding pentatricopeptide repeat-containing protein At1g71490-like, which yields MRPPPPPPAALSKHHLLRIRRCLPPVWLNAAHARDPSPPPPPPPPPPTSFFSPSSLSVLLFSCTAGHARLTGEQVHARAVALGLGAHPSVLPRLASFYIALGDLSAARAAVERAAGKARAFPWNLLIWGYADRGLWAEVVLAYERMLALGVGADRFTYPSVLRACGELRDATIGRGIEQRIQRWGYGLDMYVWNALVGMYAKCGELEDARRVFDGMPARDVVSWNAMVSGYASTGMWGEAFELLQQVPGANIVTWNIVAAGNLKAGNNGEVMRLVSQMRSSHGPGLDFVTVVVGLKACGRNGYLRIGRELHGVAVRLCFDRLERVECSLITMYSRCQMMRSAYRLFRTCSVRSMATWNSLLAGFAFMEQVEEAMCLFREMTGSAVFPNDVTVLTMLSLSARFGHLCHGREMHCYIIKHGLSGSNLLQNSLVDMYSKSRQMAAARRVFEQMQCRDRHAYTSLILGYGMQRVGLVSLKLFDEMIANNIKVDHVTMVAVLSACSHSGLVTQGQLRFAEMFDVFCIAPRVEHFSCMVDLYCREGLLRMAEEIINKMPFQPTAAMLATLIEACRIHGKMEIGDRAAKRLLAMRTDNPGHYKLIANMYISAKRWPELAKVRSSMSAMELNMIRTHSLLESEYDICPVKQDYCLNHSTHGGLSDDMTDIDFSSSEEVKFNEAFGG from the coding sequence ATGcgcccgccacctcctcctcccgccgcgctCTCCaagcaccacctcctccgcaTCCGCCGCTGCCTCCCACCCGTTTGGCTTAATGCCGCCCACGCCCGGGACCCGtccccgccaccaccaccaccgccgccgccgcccacctcttttttctccccctcctccctctctgtcCTTCTCTTCTCCTGCACTGCGGGTCACGCCCGCTTAACCGGCGAGCAGGTGCACGCGCGCGCCGTCGCGCTCGGCCTGGGCGCACACCCCTCGGTGCTCCCCAGGCTCGCCTCCTTCTACATCGCGCTCGGCGACCTCTCTGCGGCGCGAGCTGCCGTCGAGCGCGCGGCAGGGAAGGCGCGGGCGTTCCCCTGGAACCTACTCATATGGGGCTACGCGGACCGGGGGCTGTGGGCCGAAGTGGTCCTCGCCTACGAGAGGATGCTGGCGCTGGGCGTGGGCGCCGACAGGTTCACGTACCCGTCGGTCCTGCGTGCCTGCGGCGAGCTCCGGGATGCCACCATTGGCCGGGGGATTGAGCAGAGGATTCAGAGGTGGGGATACGGCCTGGACATGTACGTCTGGAATGCGCTGGTGGGGATGTATGCCAAGTGCGGGGAGCTGGAGGACGCACGCAGGGTGTTTGACGGAATGCCTGCGAGGGATGTTGTTAGCTGGAACGCGATGGTGTCTGGGTATGCGTCCACGGGTATGTGGGGTGAGGCGTTTGAGCTGCTGCAGCAGGTTCCTGGGGCAAACATTGTCACCTGGAACATTGTTGCAGCAGGAAATTTGAAGGCGGGGAACAACGGCGAGGTGATGAGGCTGGTATCGCAGATGAGGAGTTCCCACGGTCCAGGGCTGGATTTTGTGACTGTTGTGGTTGGCCTCAAGGCATGTGGTCGGAATGGTTATCTGAGAATTGGCCGTGAGTTGCACGGTGTGGCTGTTCGTCTATGCTTCGATAGGCTTGAGCGCGTGGAATGTTCATTGATCACAATGTACTCAAGATGCCAGATGATGAGGTCTGCCTACCGTCTGTTTAGAACATGTTCAGTTCGGAGCATGGCAACATGGAATTCATTGCTAGCAGGATTTGCATTCATGGAGCAGGTCGAGGAAGCTATGTGTCTTTTCCGAGAGATGACTGGTTCTGCTGTCTTTCCAAATGATGTTACTGTGTTAACTATGCTTTCACTTAGTGCACGTTTTGGACACCTGTGTCACGGAAGGGAGATGCACTGCTACATCATCAAGCATGGACTCAGTGGCTCTAACTTACTGCAGAACTCACTTGTTGACATGTACTCAAAGTCTAGACAGATGGCAGCTGCCCGCAGAGTGTTTGAACAGATGCAGTGTCGAGACAGGCATGCCTACACTTCGTTGATTTTGGGGTATGGAATGCAAAGAGTGGGTCTTGTATCACTGAAGCTCTTTGATGAGATGATTGCCAACAATATCAAGGTGGACCATGTGACTATGGTTGCAGTTCTCTCAGCATGCAGCCACTCTGGGCTGGTAACTCAAGGGCAACTACGATTTGCTGAGATGTTTGATGTATTTTGCATTGCACCAAGGGTGGAGCATTTTTCTTGCATGGTCGATTTGTACTGCCGTGAAGGTTTGCTGAGGATGGCTGAGGAGATAATTAACAAGATGCCATTTCAGCCAACTGCTGCAATGTTGGCAACTCTAATTGAGGCTTGCAGGATCCATGGCAAAATGGAAATTGGGGATCGAGCTGCAAAGAGGCTGCTGGCAATGAGGACGGACAACCCTGGTCACTACAAATTGATTGCAAACATGTATATTTCAGCCAAACGCTGGCCAGAACTAGCTAAGGTTAGATCATCAATGAGCGCAATGGAGCTAAATATGATTCGAACCCATTCCTTACTGGAGTCAGAATATGACATATGTCCAGTCAAACAAGATTATTGCTTAAACCACAGTACACATGGAGGCTTGTCTGATGACATGACAGATATTGATTTCTCTAGTAGTGAGGAAGTGAAATTCAATGAAGCTTTTGGTGGGTAA
- the LOC120679716 gene encoding zinc finger MYM-type protein 1-like produces the protein MNVEDSSKYPGGDAFINEGFRNWNMKCRIRRHVGAINSAHNEAEEKYNLFMKPRTSIRESIGSNSADFKAQYLARLTWSLKCIRYLLRQGLAFRGHNEGKDSNNQGNFRELLAWLAGNFEEVNMVVLENAPHNCQMIDHKIQKQLIAACAHETTKFIIEELGDECFAILADESSDAYQQEQLALCLRYVNKNGEPVERFLGLVHVEDTTSLTLKQAIQSLLIKYQLPLSKIRGQGYDGASNMKGHVNGLKKLIMEESSSAYYVHCFAHQLQLTLVAVAKENIDCQWFFGQLAYLLNVLDMSCKKIRMLRIAQAEYMIEALKLGEIETGQGLNQEMGLARPGDTRWGSHYRTVMHVIHLYPSIKKVLFRVGKEGKGVEALGAQTMLRVFTSFEFVFLLHMMNEIFGYTNDLCNALQKREQDIVNAMDLLELTKLELDVLRRDAGWEEFIKNVTSFCQKHKVKVVDMDGKYIPIQRSAKFYRGVTNYHRFHADMFLGVIDRQLQELNSRFDENSDYE, from the exons ATGAATGTGGAG GATAGTAGCAAATATCCTGGTGGAGATGCTTTTATTAATGAAGGTTTTCGAAATTGGAATATGAAGTGCAGAATTCGTAGGCATGTTGGTGCTATCAATAGTGCTCACAATGAAGCTGAGGAGAAATATAATTTGTTCATGAAACCTAGGACTTCAATTCGTGAGTCTATAGGCTCAAACAGTGCAGATTTCAAGGCTCAGTATCTAGCTCGTTTGACATGGTCACTAAAGTGCATAAGGTATCTTTTGCGTCAAGGGTTAGCTTTTCGTGGTCATAATGAGGGAAAGGATTCAAACAATCAAGGGAACTTCAGGGAACTTTTGGCTTGGCTGGCAGGGAATTTTGAAGAAGTTAATATGGTGGTTCTTGAAAATGCCCCACACAATTGCCAGATGATTGACCACAAGATTCAGAAACAACTTATTGCTGCTTGTGCTCATGAAACAACCAAATTTATTATAGAGGAACTTGGTGATGAATGCTTTGCCATTCTTGCTGATGAGTCTAGTGATGCCTACCAACAGGAACAATTGGCTCTTTGCTTGCGTTATGTCAATAAAAATGGAGAACCTGTTGAGCGGTTTCTTGGTCTTGTGCATGTTGAAGATACTACTTCATTGACTCTTAAACAAGCAATTCAGTCGTTACTTATCAAATATCAGTTGCCTTTATCCAAGATACGTGGTCAAGGGTATGATGGAGCTAGTAATATGAAAGGTCATGTCAATGGTTTGAAGAAATTAATTATGGAAGAGTCCTCTTCTGCATATTATGTTCATTGCTTCGCCCATCAACTTCAGCTAACCCTTGTAGCTGTAGCTAAAGAGAATATTGATTGTCAATGGTTTTTTGGGCAACTTGCATATTTGTTGAATGTTCTAGACATGTCTTGCAAGAAAATCCGCATGCTTCGCATAGCTCAAGCTGAATACATGATTGAAGCACTGAAATTGGGTGAAATTGAAACTGGCCAAGGATTGAATCAAGAGATGGGCTTAGCAAGACCAGGTGATACACGTTGGGGATCTCATTATAGAACTGTTATGCATGTGATTCATTTGTATCCTTCAATCAAGAAAGTGCTTTTTAGAGTTGGGAAAGAAGGTAAAGGGGTTGAGGCATTAGGAGCTCAAACTATGCTCAGAGTATTTACCTCATTTGAGTTTGTTTTTCTGCTCCACATGATGAATGAAATATTTGGATACACAAATGACTTATGCAATGCTTTGCAAAAGAGGGAGCAAGATATTGTAAATGCAATGGATCTTCTTGAGCTCACAAAGTTGGAATTGGATGTTTTGAGAAGAGATGCTGGATGGGAAGAATTTATTAAGAATGTCACTTCTTTCTGTCAGAAGCACAAAGTTAAAGTTgttgatatggatggaaagtatATTCCTATTCAAAGATCAGCTAAGTTCTATAGAGGTGTCACAAATTACCACAGGTTTCATGCTGATATGTTTTTGGGTGTCATTGATAGGCAACTTCAGGAGCTGAATAGCAGGTTTGATGAG aattcagattatGAATAA